A genomic window from Qingrenia yutianensis includes:
- a CDS encoding CinA family protein, producing MEGKILNNLSGDAYNSGALNKDNLDEKILAAAAETVRLLAEKNKTITTAESCTGGMLGASLTEISGVSAYYKEGVITYSNEAKMKFLGVKRETLEKYGAVSSKTAVEMASGAMESAKSDISVAITGIAGPLGDTREKCVGLVYICVKIGDNHRVEKHIFDGERHVVRQKSTLCALNTVIKMIK from the coding sequence ATGGAAGGGAAAATTTTGAATAATTTATCGGGCGATGCTTACAATTCGGGCGCACTGAATAAAGATAATCTTGACGAAAAAATTCTCGCGGCGGCAGCCGAAACGGTGCGTCTGCTCGCCGAAAAAAATAAGACAATCACCACTGCCGAAAGCTGTACCGGCGGTATGCTCGGCGCGTCGCTCACCGAAATTTCGGGAGTTTCCGCGTATTATAAAGAAGGAGTTATCACCTACAGCAACGAGGCAAAAATGAAATTTCTCGGCGTTAAGCGCGAAACACTCGAAAAATACGGTGCGGTGAGCAGTAAAACCGCGGTTGAGATGGCGTCGGGCGCAATGGAGAGCGCGAAAAGCGATATTTCCGTTGCAATCACCGGAATTGCCGGGCCTTTGGGCGACACGCGCGAAAAATGTGTGGGTCTTGTGTATATTTGCGTGAAAATCGGGGACAATCATAGAGTGGAAAAACACATTTTTGACGGCGAACGCCACGTTGTAAGGCAAAAATCCACACTTTGCGCACTCAACACGGTTATAAAAATGATAAAATGA